The Urbifossiella limnaea genome has a window encoding:
- the hypD gene encoding hydrogenase formation protein HypD produces the protein MKYLTEFRDGELAQKLAAEIRAAVTRPWAIMEVCGGQTHAIIRHGLDQLLPPELELVHGPGCPVCVTPVAAIDRALAVAAAPGVIFCSFGDMLRVPGTREDLFAVKGRGADVRVVYSPLDAVRLAKGNPARQVVFFAIGFETTAPANALAVHQAAQLGLANFSVLVSHVLVPPAMEAILSSPANRVRAFLAAGHVCSVMGYHQYPPLAERYRVPIVVTGFEPLDLLDGIRRAVRQLEAGTHAVENAYPRVVTFDGNRAAQAMLAEVFEVCDRDWRGIGTIPNSGWRLRGGYRRFDAEERFAVGDIRSAESPHCRSGEVLRGTLKPNQCPAFGTTCTPRTPLGATMVSGEGACAAYFNYGRLTAVGTERATCPT, from the coding sequence GTGAAGTACCTCACCGAATTCCGCGACGGCGAACTGGCGCAGAAGCTGGCCGCCGAGATCCGGGCCGCCGTCACCCGCCCGTGGGCGATCATGGAGGTGTGCGGCGGGCAGACGCACGCCATCATCCGCCACGGCCTCGACCAGCTGCTCCCGCCCGAGCTCGAACTGGTCCACGGCCCCGGCTGCCCGGTCTGCGTCACCCCGGTGGCCGCCATCGACCGGGCGCTGGCCGTCGCCGCCGCCCCGGGCGTCATCTTCTGCAGCTTCGGGGACATGCTCCGGGTGCCGGGCACCCGCGAAGACCTGTTCGCGGTGAAGGGCCGCGGGGCGGACGTGCGGGTGGTGTACTCGCCGCTCGACGCGGTCCGGCTGGCGAAGGGGAACCCGGCCCGGCAGGTGGTGTTCTTCGCAATCGGGTTCGAGACGACCGCCCCGGCGAACGCGCTGGCCGTTCACCAGGCAGCCCAGCTCGGCCTCGCCAACTTCTCCGTGCTCGTGTCGCACGTCCTCGTCCCGCCGGCCATGGAAGCGATCCTGTCGTCTCCGGCCAACCGGGTGCGGGCGTTCCTGGCCGCCGGGCACGTGTGCAGCGTCATGGGCTACCACCAGTACCCGCCGCTGGCCGAGCGGTACCGCGTGCCGATCGTTGTCACCGGGTTCGAGCCGCTCGACCTGCTCGACGGCATCCGGCGGGCGGTGCGGCAGCTCGAAGCCGGGACGCACGCCGTGGAGAACGCCTACCCGCGGGTGGTGACGTTCGACGGCAACCGGGCGGCCCAGGCGATGCTGGCCGAGGTGTTCGAGGTGTGCGACCGCGACTGGCGGGGCATCGGGACCATCCCGAACAGCGGGTGGCGGCTGCGGGGCGGGTACCGGCGGTTCGACGCCGAGGAGCGGTTCGCGGTCGGCGACATCCGCTCGGCCGAGTCCCCGCACTGCCGCAGCGGGGAGGTGCTCCGCGGCACGCTCAAGCCGAACCAGTGCCCGGCGTTCGGCACCACCTGCACCCCGCGGACCCCGCTCGGGGCGACCATGGTGTCGGGCGAGGGGGCGTGCGCCGCCTACTTCAACTACGGCCGGCTGACCGCCGTCGGAACGGAGCGCGCGACGTGCCCGACCTGA
- the hypF gene encoding carbamoyltransferase HypF, with product MRRRLAVRGVVQGVGFRPFVYQLAVRHALTGVVGNDTAGVFIEVQGAADRVAAFAAELTARPPPLARVDAVDAADLPTVPETHFVIVASQTTAGRGSSVPADVATCADCLRELFDPADRRFRYPFINCTHCGPRFTIIRRLPYDRPATTMAGFPMCAACEREYLDPADRRFHAQPVACPACGPRVWLEAGGASVAAGDAAVREAGRVLAGGGLLAVKGIGGFHLACDAGTAAAVAKLRERKGRTDKPFAVMVPDIDAAKRIAEVGDDEAAVLTSPERPIVMVRRRDAGGVIAPGLNTVGLMLPYSPLHHLLVDRPLVMTSGNRGDEPIARDNAEARWRLADLADAFLMHDRDIHTACDDSVVRVFAGHEYPVRRSRGYAPLPVKLPRAGKAVLAVGGELKATLCVTAGDHAYLSQHVGDVESPDTLAALDRTADHLLALFGVAPEVVACDLHPGYLSAEWAARFAERRGVPLVRVQHHRAHVASLLADANWHGGPVLVACFDGTGYGTDGAVWGGEFFLADEGRIERVAHLKYVPLPGGDAAVRKPYRVALAHLWAAGIGWDSDLPSTTACGDAEQRVIRRQLERNVNCVPTSSMGRLFDAVASLAGVCQAVSYEGQAAMELEAVAGDGADPYPFGVTRAGPLVLDTAPLLAAVVADVSGRTPAPRIAARFHAAVAEMVRVVAGSLAAPAVGLTGGVFQNVTLLQLVADRLRAEGVAVLTHLQVPCNDGGLSLGQAVVAGGIR from the coding sequence GTGAGGCGGCGGCTCGCCGTGCGGGGCGTCGTGCAGGGCGTCGGCTTCCGCCCGTTCGTCTACCAGTTGGCGGTGCGGCACGCCCTCACCGGGGTCGTCGGCAACGACACCGCGGGCGTGTTCATCGAGGTGCAGGGGGCCGCCGACCGGGTGGCGGCGTTCGCCGCCGAACTGACGGCCCGCCCGCCGCCGCTCGCCCGCGTCGACGCGGTGGACGCGGCCGACCTGCCGACCGTCCCCGAAACGCACTTCGTCATCGTCGCCAGCCAGACGACCGCCGGCCGCGGCAGCTCGGTGCCGGCCGACGTCGCCACCTGTGCCGACTGCCTCCGCGAGCTGTTCGACCCGGCCGACCGCCGGTTCCGCTACCCGTTCATCAACTGCACCCACTGCGGGCCGCGGTTCACCATCATCCGACGCCTGCCCTACGACCGCCCGGCGACGACGATGGCCGGCTTCCCGATGTGTGCGGCCTGCGAGCGGGAATACCTCGACCCGGCCGACCGCCGGTTCCACGCCCAACCGGTGGCCTGCCCGGCGTGCGGGCCGCGGGTGTGGCTCGAAGCGGGCGGGGCGAGCGTGGCCGCGGGAGACGCCGCCGTCCGCGAGGCGGGGCGGGTGCTCGCCGGCGGCGGCCTCCTGGCGGTGAAGGGGATCGGCGGGTTCCACCTGGCGTGCGACGCGGGCACCGCTGCCGCGGTGGCGAAGCTGCGGGAGCGGAAGGGGCGGACGGACAAACCGTTCGCGGTGATGGTGCCGGACATCGATGCGGCGAAACGGATCGCCGAGGTCGGCGACGACGAGGCGGCGGTGCTGACCAGCCCCGAGCGGCCGATCGTGATGGTGCGACGCCGGGACGCGGGCGGCGTCATCGCCCCCGGCCTGAACACCGTCGGCCTGATGCTGCCGTACTCGCCGCTGCACCACCTGCTGGTCGACCGCCCGCTGGTGATGACCTCCGGCAACCGCGGCGACGAGCCGATCGCCCGCGACAACGCCGAGGCCCGCTGGCGGCTGGCCGACCTCGCCGACGCCTTCCTGATGCACGACCGCGACATCCACACGGCGTGCGACGACTCGGTGGTGCGGGTGTTCGCCGGGCACGAGTACCCCGTCCGCCGCTCCCGCGGGTACGCCCCGCTGCCGGTGAAACTGCCGCGGGCGGGCAAGGCGGTGCTGGCCGTCGGCGGGGAGTTGAAGGCGACCCTGTGCGTGACCGCCGGCGACCACGCGTACCTGAGCCAGCACGTCGGGGATGTCGAAAGCCCCGACACCCTGGCCGCCCTCGACCGCACCGCCGACCACCTGCTGGCGCTGTTCGGCGTTGCTCCCGAAGTGGTGGCGTGCGACCTACACCCCGGTTACCTGTCGGCCGAGTGGGCGGCCCGGTTCGCGGAGCGCCGCGGCGTCCCGCTGGTGCGGGTGCAACACCACCGCGCCCACGTCGCCTCGCTGCTGGCGGACGCCAACTGGCACGGCGGGCCGGTGCTCGTGGCGTGCTTCGACGGCACGGGCTACGGGACCGACGGGGCCGTCTGGGGCGGCGAGTTCTTCCTGGCAGATGAAGGCCGCATCGAGCGAGTCGCCCACCTGAAGTACGTCCCGCTGCCCGGCGGCGACGCGGCCGTCCGAAAACCGTATCGCGTCGCGCTGGCCCACCTGTGGGCAGCCGGCATCGGCTGGGATTCGGACCTGCCGAGTACGACCGCGTGCGGCGATGCCGAACAGCGCGTCATCCGCCGGCAGTTGGAGCGGAACGTGAATTGTGTTCCCACCAGCAGCATGGGCCGGCTGTTCGACGCCGTCGCCTCGCTGGCGGGGGTCTGCCAGGCGGTGAGCTACGAGGGGCAGGCGGCGATGGAGTTGGAAGCGGTGGCGGGCGACGGGGCGGACCCGTACCCGTTCGGCGTCACCCGGGCCGGCCCCCTCGTCCTCGACACCGCCCCGCTGCTCGCGGCCGTGGTCGCCGACGTTAGCGGCCGGACCCCGGCGCCCCGGATCGCCGCCCGGTTTCACGCCGCCGTCGCCGAGATGGTGCGGGTCGTTGCCGGGAGCCTCGCCGCCCCGGCGGTCGGGCTGACCGGCGGGGTGTTCCAGAACGTCACCCTGTTGCAACTGGTCGCGGACCGGCTCCGGGCCGAAGGGGTCGCGGTCCTGACCCACTTGCAGGTGCCGTGCAACGACGGCGGCCTGTCACTCGGCCAGGCGGTGGTCGCCGGCGGGATAAGATGA
- a CDS encoding HypC/HybG/HupF family hydrogenase formation chaperone gives MCLAVPGRVEAVFDADGVRMGTLTFGGVRKDVCLAYLPDVGVGDYALVHAGFAISQVDEATAAETLRTFAEMGVLADELGEEAG, from the coding sequence ATGTGCCTCGCGGTCCCGGGCCGGGTGGAGGCGGTGTTCGACGCGGACGGCGTGCGGATGGGTACGCTCACGTTCGGCGGGGTGCGGAAGGACGTCTGCCTGGCGTACCTGCCGGACGTGGGCGTCGGCGACTACGCCCTCGTCCACGCCGGCTTCGCCATCAGCCAGGTGGACGAAGCGACCGCCGCGGAGACGCTCCGCACGTTTGCCGAGATGGGGGTTCTGGCCGACGAACTCGGGGAGGAGGCGGGGTGA
- a CDS encoding dihydroorotate dehydrogenase-like protein codes for MTDLTTLYLGHTLVNPLIVSSSPVTRDLDLVKKAEDAGAAAFVLHSLFEEQIEAESLDLHHHLEAGTESFAEATSYFPDMRAYNTGPDGYLEQLRKVKAAVGVPVFASLNGTSVGGWVRYARLVQDAGADGVELNVYDIPTDPAASAQRVEDGLMELVRAVRREITVPLAVKLSPFYTAPVNLLARLKDAGAAAAVLFNRFYQPDLNIDELDVVPHLKLSHSDELLTRLHWVGVAYGRVPIELAVTGGVHTARDVIKCVMAGASTAMLTSALIRHGVGYLSHILTDLRHWMAEKEYASVGQMRGALSLGKVPDPAAFERGNYMRVLRQGVGPSW; via the coding sequence GTGACCGACCTGACCACCCTCTACCTCGGCCACACCCTGGTCAACCCGCTCATCGTGTCGTCATCCCCCGTCACCCGCGACCTCGACCTCGTCAAGAAGGCCGAGGACGCCGGGGCAGCGGCGTTCGTCCTGCACTCGCTGTTCGAGGAGCAGATCGAGGCCGAGTCGCTCGACCTGCACCACCACCTGGAGGCGGGCACCGAGTCGTTCGCCGAGGCCACCTCGTACTTCCCCGACATGCGGGCGTACAACACCGGGCCGGACGGCTACCTGGAGCAACTGCGGAAGGTGAAGGCCGCCGTCGGGGTGCCGGTGTTCGCCAGCCTGAACGGCACCAGCGTCGGCGGGTGGGTCCGCTACGCCCGGCTGGTGCAGGACGCCGGGGCCGACGGCGTCGAGCTGAACGTGTACGACATCCCGACTGACCCGGCCGCCTCCGCGCAGCGGGTCGAGGACGGGTTGATGGAGCTGGTGCGGGCCGTCCGCCGCGAGATCACCGTCCCGCTGGCGGTGAAGCTCAGCCCGTTCTACACGGCCCCGGTCAACCTGCTCGCCCGGCTGAAGGATGCCGGGGCCGCCGCCGCCGTCCTGTTCAACCGCTTCTACCAGCCCGACCTGAACATCGACGAACTCGACGTGGTGCCGCACCTCAAGCTCAGCCACTCGGACGAGCTGCTGACCCGGCTCCACTGGGTGGGGGTGGCCTACGGGCGGGTGCCGATCGAGCTGGCCGTGACCGGCGGGGTGCACACCGCCCGCGACGTGATCAAGTGCGTGATGGCCGGGGCGAGCACGGCGATGCTCACGTCCGCCCTGATCCGCCACGGGGTCGGCTACCTGAGCCACATCCTGACCGACCTGCGGCACTGGATGGCCGAGAAGGAGTACGCCTCGGTCGGGCAGATGCGCGGCGCGCTCAGCCTGGGCAAGGTGCCCGACCCGGCGGCGTTCGAGCGGGGGAACTACATGCGGGTGCTCCGCCAGGGGGTCGGGCCGTCGTGGTGA
- the hypB gene encoding hydrogenase nickel incorporation protein HypB — MTARIVEVRKGLRKKNDEIAAGLRERFAAAGTFVVNLVSGPGTGKTLLLERTLAALRDRGRNPAALVGDLETDNDAVRLARSGAPVRQINTHGICHLEADMVGRHLDGWALADHDYLFVENVGNLVCTAGYDLGEALRVVLLSVTEGEDKPLKYPTLFNTADVGLITKCDLAAACEFDPAAAVRNLHAVRPGLPVLRVSAKTGDGLGEWLALLESRRTPEG; from the coding sequence ATGACGGCGCGCATCGTGGAAGTGCGGAAGGGCCTGCGGAAGAAGAACGACGAGATCGCCGCCGGGCTGCGGGAGCGGTTCGCCGCCGCCGGCACGTTCGTGGTCAACCTGGTGTCCGGCCCCGGGACCGGGAAGACGCTGCTGCTGGAACGGACGCTGGCCGCCCTGCGGGACCGCGGCCGCAACCCGGCCGCCCTGGTCGGCGACCTGGAAACCGACAACGACGCCGTCCGGCTCGCCCGCAGCGGGGCGCCGGTGCGGCAGATCAACACCCACGGCATCTGCCACCTGGAAGCCGACATGGTCGGCCGACACCTGGACGGGTGGGCGCTGGCCGACCACGACTACCTGTTCGTGGAGAACGTCGGCAACCTCGTCTGCACCGCCGGGTACGACCTCGGCGAGGCGCTCCGGGTGGTCCTGCTGTCCGTCACCGAGGGGGAGGACAAGCCGCTCAAGTACCCGACGCTGTTCAACACCGCCGACGTCGGACTCATCACCAAGTGCGACCTCGCGGCGGCCTGCGAGTTCGACCCGGCCGCGGCGGTGCGGAACCTCCACGCGGTGCGGCCGGGGCTGCCGGTCCTCCGCGTGTCGGCGAAGACCGGCGACGGGCTGGGCGAGTGGCTGGCGCTGCTCGAATCCCGCCGCACCCCGGAGGGTTGA
- the hypA gene encoding hydrogenase maturation nickel metallochaperone HypA, producing MHELSLAVELVRAAEEAARRADANRVTAVAVTVGALSGVAEDALRFAFDVAAAGTLLAGARLDVRPVPVTVRCPRCGDVPLPGVQLFRCPVCDTPTADVRAGRELELESIEVE from the coding sequence ATGCACGAACTGTCACTGGCCGTCGAACTCGTGCGGGCCGCCGAAGAGGCCGCCCGCCGCGCCGACGCGAACCGGGTGACGGCGGTGGCGGTGACGGTCGGCGCGCTGTCCGGCGTGGCCGAAGACGCCCTCCGGTTCGCGTTCGACGTGGCCGCCGCCGGCACCCTCCTCGCCGGCGCCCGGCTAGACGTCCGCCCGGTGCCGGTGACGGTCCGGTGCCCGCGGTGCGGGGACGTGCCGCTGCCCGGCGTGCAGCTGTTCCGCTGCCCGGTGTGCGACACCCCGACCGCCGACGTGCGGGCCGGCCGCGAGCTGGAGCTCGAGTCCATCGAGGTGGAGTGA
- a CDS encoding DUF3362 domain-containing protein: MRANDDIATCMWYTGIEPFSKKPVTIARNLRDRKLQRALMQFFKPENYFLVRDALAQAGRADLIGGCDGLIPAQPPKEAIEAKRRQANETLRGDHYHTVANPATGEKPGERGAGPPKPAGYRPGRKTQVRRRK, encoded by the coding sequence ATGCGGGCGAACGATGACATCGCCACGTGCATGTGGTACACGGGGATCGAGCCGTTTTCGAAGAAGCCGGTGACGATCGCCCGCAACCTGCGCGACCGGAAGCTGCAGCGGGCGCTGATGCAGTTCTTCAAGCCGGAGAACTACTTCCTGGTGCGCGACGCGCTGGCGCAGGCCGGGCGGGCCGACCTGATCGGCGGGTGCGACGGGCTAATCCCCGCTCAGCCGCCGAAGGAGGCGATCGAGGCGAAGCGGCGGCAGGCGAACGAGACGCTGCGCGGCGACCACTACCACACCGTGGCCAACCCGGCGACGGGCGAGAAGCCCGGTGAGAGGGGTGCCGGTCCGCCGAAGCCGGCCGGCTACCGGCCGGGGCGGAAGACGCAGGTGCGGCGGAGGAAGTAG
- the hypE gene encoding hydrogenase expression/formation protein HypE: protein MPDLTPAAWTCPLPLRDYPHVVMGHGGGGRLSADLVEHLFLPAFRNPALARLGDAAVLPPVPGRLAFTTDGFVVRPLFFPGGCVGDLAVHGTVNDLAVSGATPLYLSAGFILEEGLPLADLGRIVDRMAAAARAAGVAVVCGDTKVVDRGHGDGCYITTAGVGVVPDGVTLGVQQARPGDAVVLSGPVGNHGIAVLCVREGLEFETRVESDTAALTGLAAAVLAACPATRAMRDPTRGGLAATLNEIAAGSGVGIEIDEPAVPVDDEVRAACDLLGLDPLLVANEGKLVAVVPADAADHLLAAVRRHPLGTRAAVIGRVTDQHPRLVVARTAVGGRRVVSTPVGEQLPRIC from the coding sequence GTGCCCGACCTGACCCCCGCCGCCTGGACCTGCCCGCTGCCGCTCCGGGACTACCCGCACGTGGTGATGGGGCACGGCGGCGGCGGCCGGCTGTCGGCCGACCTGGTCGAGCACCTCTTCCTGCCCGCGTTCCGCAACCCCGCCCTCGCCCGGCTCGGCGACGCCGCCGTCCTCCCGCCCGTGCCCGGCCGGCTGGCGTTCACCACCGACGGCTTCGTCGTCCGCCCGCTGTTCTTCCCCGGCGGGTGCGTCGGCGACCTCGCCGTCCACGGCACGGTCAACGACCTGGCCGTGAGCGGGGCGACCCCGTTGTACCTGTCCGCCGGGTTCATCCTGGAAGAAGGGCTACCCCTCGCCGACCTGGGGCGGATCGTCGATCGCATGGCGGCGGCGGCGCGGGCGGCCGGGGTGGCGGTCGTGTGCGGGGACACGAAGGTGGTTGACCGCGGGCACGGCGACGGCTGCTACATCACCACCGCCGGCGTCGGCGTGGTGCCCGACGGCGTCACCCTCGGCGTGCAGCAGGCGAGGCCGGGCGACGCGGTCGTGCTGTCCGGGCCGGTCGGCAACCACGGGATCGCCGTCCTGTGCGTGCGGGAGGGGCTGGAGTTCGAGACGCGGGTCGAGAGCGACACCGCCGCGCTCACCGGCCTGGCCGCGGCCGTCCTCGCCGCGTGCCCCGCGACCCGGGCCATGCGCGACCCGACCCGCGGCGGGCTGGCCGCCACGCTGAACGAAATCGCGGCGGGGTCGGGCGTCGGGATCGAGATCGACGAACCGGCCGTGCCGGTCGACGACGAAGTACGGGCGGCGTGCGACCTGCTCGGCCTCGATCCGCTGCTGGTGGCGAACGAGGGGAAGCTGGTCGCGGTGGTGCCGGCGGACGCGGCGGACCACCTACTGGCAGCCGTGCGGCGGCACCCGCTCGGCACCCGGGCCGCCGTCATCGGCCGCGTCACGGACCAGCACCCGAGGCTCGTCGTCGCCCGCACCGCCGTCGGCGGGCGCCGGGTGGTCTCGACCCCGGTCGGCGAACAACTCCCCCGCATCTGTTGA